From Anopheles funestus chromosome 3RL, idAnoFuneDA-416_04, whole genome shotgun sequence, a single genomic window includes:
- the LOC125772360 gene encoding uncharacterized protein LOC125772360: protein MKYEISYHSDSETMGSRAQSVICDKVLAGLPQLLDDLQKLSEDQDTADIVFVLGSGEERVYAHRIILMARCKSFQNTKRGEICRIPGCNVSTSAPGTPTPIRLPHIEPDIFRQFILYVYTAKIMLQDSKVFEMMTLAQDMGVEELKIACEDHVSKTMSVANACTFLTAVMEIKEKACGAKCAASFLEKCITYIAENASECVKTNAFLHLTKEGLIQVISYDNLGLEEEDVWRCVLAWAKNQAGVTQPTAHWTEEERQRVCQYLAPVISHVRLFLIDSQVFAEEVEPTGAVPIELSLERYRRAALHSNKLPTAAASAAPVPAGPLTENDKRLQPRLMLNLFHGSAILKNDKIHFQGTLNGWFGAAKQTWRMVYRASTNGFAASAFHRHCDGVAPLFIIALSSSGAISGGFTDVAFAKTNRKGGYLHSEKAFLFALNYNNEQPTKFDIVKKPYAICYHPDCGPIFGAGADLLISNNCISNMESYSNFPHSYDGPNATFGHLFGDYNFSIIDYEVFTLAPASAPAANKLKHDRYP, encoded by the exons atgaaatacgAAATTAGTTATCATAGCGATTCCGAGACGATGGGAAGTCGAGCACAGTCCGTTATCTGCGACAAGGTACTGGCTGGCTTGCCCCAACTTCTTGATGATCTTCAAAAACTGTCGGAAGATCAAGACACGGCGGACATAGTATTTGTGCTCGGTTCCGGCGAAGAGCGTGTCTATGCACATCGTATCATCCTGATGGCACG GTgtaaatcatttcaaaatacaaaacgaGGCGAGATCTGTCGCATTCCTGGTTGCAATGTGTCCACGTCTGCTCCCGGCACGCCTACGCCTATCCGCCTGCCACACATCGAGCCAGACATCTTTCGTCAGTTTATCCTCTATGTTTATACCGCGAAA atAATGCTGCAGGACTCGAAGGTGTTTGAAATGATGACGTTGGCACAGGACATGGGCGTCGAAGAGCTGAAGATAGCCTGTGAAGATCACGTCAGCAAAACCATGTCTGTTGCGAATGCGTGCACTTTTTTAACTGCAGTAATGGAAATTAAGGAAAAGGCCTGTG GTGCCAAATGTGCTGCATCTTTCCTAGAGAAATGCATCACATATATAGCCGAAAACGCATCGGAGTGTGTGAAAACTAATGCATTCCTACATCTTACGAAGGAAGGCCTTATACAAGTAATTTCCTACGACAAT CTGGGACTAGAAGAAGAGGACGTTTGGCGTTGTGTGTTGGCATGGGCGAAGAACCAAGCAGGAGTTACTCAGCCAACAGCTCACTGGACCGAGGAAGAACGGCAGCGTGTTTGTCAGTATCTGGCACCGGTAATCTCGCATGTACGGTTATTTCTCATCGACAGCCAAGTATTTGCTGAAGAAGTCGAGCCTACCGGAGCCGTCCCAATAGAGCTTTCGCTCGAGAGATATCGTAGAGCTGCACTGCATTCCAACAAGCTACCCACAGCGGCTGCTTCTGCAGCACCGGTACCGGCAGGACCGCTGACTGAAAATGACAAACGATTGCAGCCCCGTTTGATGTTGAATCTGTTTCACGGTTCAGCCATACTGAAAAACGATAAAATCCATTTTCAAGGAACTCTAAACGGTTGGTTCGGGGCCGCAAAGCAAACCTGGCGAATGGTTTACCGGGCTTCAACGAATGGTTTTGCCGCATCAGCCTTTCATCGGCATTGTGACGGTGTAGCGCCATTATTCATTATTGCATTG AGTTCTAGTGGCGCAATCAGCGGTGGATTCACGGATGTAGCGTTTGCAAAAACGAATCGTAAAGGTGGATATTTGCATTCGGAAAAGGCGTTCCTGttcgcattaaattacaaCAACGAACAACCGACGAAGTTCGATATAGTGAAGAAACCGTACGCGATTTGTTATCATCCGGA tTGTGGTCCCATATTCGGAGCCGGAGCTGATTTGCTGATTTCAAACAATTGCATCTCGAACATGGAATCGTACTCCAACTTTCCGCATTCATATGATGGGCCTAACGCAACGTTTGGACATTTGTTTGGCGATTATAACTTTTCCATCATCGATTATGAGGTGTTCACGCTTGCACCGGCATCCGCTCCAGCAGCTAATAAGCTGAAACATGATCGGTATCCTTGA
- the LOC125769923 gene encoding probable small nuclear ribonucleoprotein E gives MSFKGSKVQKVMVQPINLIFRYLQNRSRVQVWLYENTHLRIEGHIVGFDEYMNLVLDEAEEFNIKKQTRRQLGRIMLKGDNITLIQNVQN, from the exons ATGTCGTTTAAAGGCTCCAAAGTGCAGAAGGTGATGGTTCAACCCATCAACCTTATCTTCCGTTACCTACAGAACCGATCCCGCGTGCAAGTGTGGCTGTACGAAAATACGCATCTGCGAATAGAAGGACACATTG TCGGTTTCGATGAGTATATGAATCTGGTGTTGGACGAGGCGGAAGAATTTAATATAAAGAAACAGACTCGGCGTCAACTTGGGCGTATCATGCTGAAAGGAGACAACATAACACTCATCCAGAACGTGCAAAACTAG